A region from the Rhinoderma darwinii isolate aRhiDar2 chromosome 2, aRhiDar2.hap1, whole genome shotgun sequence genome encodes:
- the LOC142741753 gene encoding protocadherin-8-like: MLAHLSVLTTLLLSIMTSLSFGEIAHFYIYEEEAPGTVIAVLSEHPMFNSTERPATNFRLMKQFNNSVIHVQGSDGKLTIGETIDREQICRQSPNCILALDVISFAKDQLQLINVKLEVRDINDNRPHFPSSEMNVDISESLSVGARIPLQIAIDEDIGTNSIQNYELSDNSHFSIDVQTRIDGVKYVDLVLMKELDRESKSAYTLELVAMDGGSPSRSGSAMVNVRVLDFNDNSPVFDKSAVTVDIMEDAPVGYLLLDLNAEDPDEGANGEIVYGFSPQVSQEVRQLFKIDSKSGGVTLEGKIDFEMIQIYEFDVQAQDLSPNPLTATCKITVNIIDVNDNAPTITITPLTSVDKGVAYLSEAAPKDSFVALISTTDKDSGSNSKVHCTLYGHEHFKLQQAYEDSFMIVTTTALDREKIAEYNLTLVAEDMGFPSLKTIKLYTVRVCDENDNAPQFTKQIYEVSVLENNSAGTYMTTLSAKDPDFGLNGKISYKLVDAKIMGQSLSTFVAIDSESGVLRAVRSLDYEKLKQLDFEVEASDNGDPQLSTRTYVNIKIMDENDNAPEISFPFLYNGLAEVMLPVNAPQNYLVLQLKATDKDDGLNAKLMYSIAQDNQNLFTMNRGTGDLTLTRRIDSLQDKDLSIVLAVYDSGKPSLHCNATITFIFTNSFPSNVEIVIMQTSAEEQHQMDLSIVFIAVLSGGCALLLFAILFVACSCKNRTRNSKTDIEDQRMKEEGKDQLLSSATKEPRSSSSIAHSDSCQLSINTESEDCSLSSRTDECKDLPSASHSSESALLNHSSRWQRDSSSRSISVSSQMEQLSAKDSGKGDSDFNDSDSDTSGHNGKKDSGITTQKQIGSTDIGNSSTYRNKESTFCHPSNKSHYPGNVTMQYEKGYSMSYSLVPTYYNTYHHHRMPNVHIPHYTPKDSYYHTNSIPDERIHRQCERDLVSRQTTLSPPRLSRRYQEPSYNPQITLQPCEIATTF, encoded by the exons ATGTTGGCCCATTTAAGCGTCCTGACTACGCTGTTACTGAGTATAATGACTTCACTATCTTTTGGGGAAATCGCCCATTTCTACATCTATGAGGAGGAAGCGCCAGGAACAGTAATTGCCGTTTTATCAGAACATCCTATGTTTAACTCCACGGAACGACCAGCTACAAATTTTCGCCTCATGAAGCAGTTCAACAACTCTGTTATCCATGTCCAAGGGAGTGATGGGAAGCTGACCATTGGTGAAACAATAGACCGGGAACAGATCTGCAGACAGTCACCAAACTGTATCCTGGCACTGGATGTGATCAGTTTTGCAAAGGATCAATTGCAACTGATTAATGTGAAGCTGGAGGTAAGAGATATTAATGACAACCGACCCCATTTCCCCAGCTCTGAGATGAATGTAGACATTTCTGAAAGTTTATCTGTGGGTGCTAGAATTCCCTTGCAAATAGCAATTGATGAAGATATTGGGACAAACTCTATTCAGAACTATGAACTTTCTGACAATAGTCATTTTAGCATTGATGTGCAAACCAGAATAGATGGAGTTAAATATGTTGACTTGGTATTGATGAAAGAATTGGACAGAGAAAGTAAATCTGCATATACCTTGGAACTAGTGGCTATGGATGGAGGGAGCCCATCACGATCTGGTAGTGCAATGGTTAATGTTCGTGTCTTGGACTTCAATGATAACAGCCCTGTCTTTGATAAAAGTGCTGTCACTGTGGACATTATGGAGGATGCTCCTGTAGGATACCTGCTACTAGATCTCAATGCAGAAGACCCTGATGAAGGCGCAAACGGAGAAATCGTGTATGGCTTCAGTCCCCAGGTGTCTCAAGAGGTACGTCAGCTCTTTAAAATCGATTCGAAATCAGGAGGTGTAACTCTTGAAGGCAAAATTGACTTTGAAATGATACAGATCTATGAGTTTGATGTACAGGCTCAAGATTTAAGTCCTAACCCATTAACCGCTACCTGTAAAATAACTGTGAacatcattgatgtcaatgataaTGCCCCAACTATCACTATCACTCCACTGACTTCTGTGGACAAAGGTGTAGCCTACTTAAGTGAAGCAGCTCCTAAGGACAGCTTTGTAGCACTGATCAGCACCACCGACAAAGACTCTGGGTCAAACAGCAAAGTTCACTGCACTCTCTATGGACATGAACACTTCAAGctgcagcaagcctatgaggacagctTCATGATCGTCACCACCACAGCTCTTGATCGTGAAAAGATAGCGGAGTACAACCTGACATTGGTGGCTGAAGATATGGGATTCCCATCACTGAAAACTATAAAGCTGTATACTGTAAGGGTGTGTGATGAAAATGACAATGCTCCTCAATTTACTAAACAAATATATGAAGTGTCTGTCCTGGAAAATAATTCTGCTGGTACTTACATGACTACGCTGAGTGCTAAAGACCCTGATTTTGGACTCAATGGCAAAATATCTTACAAGCTAGTTGATGCAAAAATAATGGGACAATCATTATCTACATTCGTTGCTATTGATTCAGAGTCGGGTGTACTGCGAGCTGTAAGGTCTTTGGACTATGAAAAGTTGAAACAGCTGGATTTTGAAGTAGAGGCTTCTGACAATGGTGATCCGCAGCTTTCAACCCGCACTTATGTGAACATCAAAATTATGGATGAGAATGACAATGCACCAGAGATATCATTCCCTTTCTTGTACAATGGATTGGCTGAAGTTATGTTGCCAGTCAATGCGCCACAAAATTACTTAGTTTTACAGCTTAAAGCAACAGATAAAGATGACGGACTGAATGCCAAGCTGATGTACTCTATAGCGCAAGATAACCAGAATTTATTCACCATGAACAGAGGGACTGGTGATTTAACATTAACCAGAAGAATTGACTCATTGCAAGATAAGGACCTGAGTATTGTACTTGCAGTCTATGACAGTGGAAAGCCTTCCTTGCATTGCAATGCAACTATAACATTTATTTTCACCAACTCATTTCCATCTAATGTAGAGATAGTTATTATGCAAACATCTGCAGAAGAACAGCACCAGATGGACTTGTCCATAGTCTTCATTGCTGTGTTATCTGGAGGCTGTGCCTTACTCCTATTTGCCATTCTGTTTGTGGCCTGTTCTTGTAAAAATAGAACCAGAAATTCCAAGACAGACATTGAAGACCAAAGGATGAAAGAAGAAGGAAAAGACCAACTACTGAGCAGCGCAACTAAAGAGCCTCGATCAAGCTCTTCTATCGCTCACTCTGACTCATGTCAACTGTCCATCAACACTGAGTCAGAAGACTGCAGCTTATCATCCAGAACTGATGAGTGCAAGGACCTCCCGAGTGCTTCACAT AGTTCAGAGTCTGCCCTGTTAAATCATTCATCCAGATGGCAAAGGGACAGCTCTTCAAGGAGCATAAG tgtgAGTTCTCAAATGGAACAGTTAAGTGCAAAGGACAGTGGTAAAGGAGACAGTGACTTTAATGACAGTGACTCTGACACAAGTGGAcacaatggaaaaaaagacaGTGGAATAACCACACAGAAACAAATTG gtTCCACAGACATTGGAAATTCGTCAACATATCGAAATAAAGAAAGTACATTTTGCCACCCAAGCAATAAATCTCATTATCCGGGAAATGTTACGATGCAGTATGAAAAGGGATATTCTATGTCTTATTCCTTAGTCCCCACTTATTATAACACATACCACCACCATAGAATGCCCAATGTACATATCCCCCATTATACACCAAAAGACTCTTACTATCATACCAACAGCATACCAGATGAAAGGATACACAGACAATGTGAACGAGATTTGGTTAGCAGACAGACCACACTTTCTCCACCCAGATTATCCAGAAGATACCAGGAACCAAGTTATAATCCACAAATCACATTACAGCCTTGTGAAATAGCAACAACCTTTTAG